In Miscanthus floridulus cultivar M001 chromosome 8, ASM1932011v1, whole genome shotgun sequence, the sequence TCtcattcgccaatgtcatgacgcagcttgccggaggagagccactctccccagaatacctcattCGAAGCACCCTGACAGCACTCCCGTTCGGTCTGCACAACGCCAcgaagaccgttggccacctcgcGGCGCAACACATGCCCTCATCCCCTACGAatgacgagttcgtggggatgaccgaatatgtcgcagaatgtttccacgacctcctcgtgggagaatcggagtcgccctctgactctgactctagcaggagaGCCATCATCCCTcgcgtgaatgtttcatggcaggtacccttgAGGgatacgtcgaaagcatccacgagggagaggctgtaaggaaaatggaccctaggcccatttactttggattttagtgtttgatgaccaacacaaccaaattggactaatgaatttgcaagtgattattttgtagttcaataggatgcaagacgtgacttgaacgaaggcgatgtgatgatccgatgatcaacgccataagcaagacctcagaagcacaagagaagacctaagatatcaagcaaagtctaagcacgaagatagaaaccaagccggacgcaagatcgtaaagaaacgagctcacataggtgatcggacgctgcacaggacgctacaCTGGATGCTCTGacgcacaggacgctgcaccggatgctgcacaggacgctgcaccggacgctccgatcaagaggctcagcaacaaCAGAGTCAAcaatagcgaccggacgctacacaGGAAGCtacaccggacgctccgatgcataggacgctgcaccggacgctgagtgccagagtccggtcaacatcagtaaggttccagagagctgttttcatgaccagacgtgtccggtcagtgctgactagacgctggtcagagtccggtcagtagttcAATAGCGAAATTTCGTCCCCaatgactactttctcagtggggcttataaatagaccccaaccggccatttgagtagtgtggagctgaggaaacataccaagggtgttgatacaccattttagtgatatctacttgcatagtgcttagtgttttattaggtgattagcgtaggtgctttgcgaagtgcttaggttgattagatcaccgcttatgcgcttactttaggtttaggcctagtgtttagtgagggagcttggcccttgcgagggattccttgcgaggggttccaacgaggactagggggaagcttacgcgcttctcgatacatcggtaaaaataccagagtcatcgacgggagtttgtatatctctaccttgctctttagctttcgcatttacattgattgcattactccttttatggtagagatagcaacacattagcaaaaccatagttacacatttagatagtttgtcttttgcatatgttttgctaaggttagaaaaagaggccatagtttagagttactattttaagttgcctaattcacccccttttaggcgtcacggtccccttcagagGCTACCCCAAAAaacgacctcgatgatgaggtcgagggggatgcaggggcccctcCTCGTCTGCGGGTAGAGCAACTGAGGGCCCGACaccaagagatcgaggaagcacgactctacctcgagcaggaacgcgcggagctcgagcgagagatcaagcgccatggagacggtgggcacgcgaaacaactaaaacattagtaacatacgtctgaaaacacttgaaagccGTCGCAAgcatgtgcaacatccagataaaacacttgcaacgtatgcgtgaaacatatgccatatccagataaaacgcttgcaacatataactgagaaacagatgaaacatttggaacaaactcttgaacatacgtgtatagccattgtaacgtatgcaacatcccaatttacttttgcaacatccatgcaaaacatttgcaacatacctttgaaacatctgaaacaattgactaagtcttgagttggatttgcttcaaattcaatttccaagctattagaaatgttagctagcgttattatcttgttaaaacaaaagttgcactatcttctacaaaatgtgtacttcaaactttattaaagtgtcacatatatgttttatagtgtttttgttcaataaaaattagttaacaTCTCTACTTGCTACCTTTATAAATCGTGAATTAACTTTTCGTTTTACGTTTTTACGACTCGTTTAAGTTACAATGCTTTACCTAAGcatcacaccacatgcaatatcacttaactatgatgctcatgatatgttttagcAAGTGATTTATTATGTAACATCGAGAGTGTTACAACGTCTGCGGTGATTTCTACGTGACTGGTTCTAGAGACATAAGTGATGAGCAGATATGATAGGATGGAAGTTGAAAAAAAGATAGGATAGGATGGAGAAAGAGTGGACAGAAAGATATGATATATGATACGATGGTATAGGATAGGAGGCAGTCGTTGGTTTTGTGACCCACTAATTAGAGCGTTCGGATAGACAGACACCCTGCACGAAGTATTACCGTCTTTATGGACCTATGACACTGCTGACCCTTTGAGCGCCTTAGAAAGATTTGAGAAAAATCTTTGGATTAGCGATGATGACACTGCTTACCAACATTACCATTGAACCAAATGCACATGCACGTCCGCGATTGCCTGAAGCTATCAACGACATTCGTTCCAACGAAACTCAGCGAGGCTGAAATACACCATTTCAAGTACGAAAGGATCATGGACACTCAGCGAGCCATGGAGATGCTGTTCATGCGTGCCTTCGAGCGCCGGGACGCAGCGGAGGTGCAGATGCGGCAGCAAGCGGCGTCTTACTCCCGGACCCTCGCGTGCGGCCTCCTCGCCGCGGGGCACCAACCTCCGCCGCGTCTCCTCCCGCACCCCGCGTCGTTCGCGGCCCTCGTTCGCCGGGGCACGGCGGAggagcagctgcagctgcaggtggAGGCCTACTCCTAGTCCATAGCCTGCGCCCTCATTGACGCCGGCCACCTGCCTCCGCCGTGGCTCCTTCCGCACCGCGCTGCTGGAGTAGGGACCTCTGAGCGTTCGGTGCCGGCGGACGCGCGGATGCGGAAGCAGGTGGTGTCCTACTCGCTCTCCATAGCCTGCGCCCTCCTCACCGCCGACCAGCGCCCCCCGCCCCACGCCGTGGCTCGTCCAGTCCCCTGCAGACGTGGCCACCACCGAAGATAGCTACCTCGATTTCTCCCCCCCTTCGTCGCGTTCTGGAGTAGTTGCTGGGGTTCTGCGCTTTGATTCCATTGTGGGAGCACTTGTTTTATTAGATTTAGGTTCGTCATGTCAAATATTTGATGATCGTGCCCCGTGATTTGGTACTAGTACATATTGAAACAGACGATGCGGGTGATCGTGCCCCGTGATTTGCCACTTATCGCCGAATTAAGAAATTGCTTGCTTGGCCAAAACTGAAACAGTTTGTTGCTGACTTTGTTTCTCAGTGCTCTGTCTGTCAACAGGCCAAACCTGAAAGGGTGCCACTTACAAACTTACTCAAGAAGGGTGTATTATTTCTCTGGACCTCTGAGACTCAGGCTGCATTTGATGCCTTGAAACAAGCCTTGATCTCAGCACCGGTGTTACAACTGCCAAATTTCAGTAAACCATTTTGTATTGAAACCGATGCCTCTGACAAAGTTGTGGGTGCCGTTCTTCAGCAAGAGGGACATCCTCTGGCCTATGTGAGTAAGGCTCTTAGTATTAAATCCCAGGGTCTCTCCACTTACGACAAGGAATGTTTAGCCATCATGATTGCAGTTGATCATTGGCGCCCATACTTGCAACACTCTGAGTTCATCCTGAaaactgatcacaagagcctgtTATACTTGGATGATCAGCGTCTCACTACTCCGTGGCAACACAAAGCATTGACCAAACTGATGGGACTCAACTTCAAGATACTATACAAGAAGGGATCTAAGAATTCGGTAGCCGACGCCCTATCTAGAGCAACCCATCAAGAGTCAACCGAATTAGCTGCTACCTCAGTCCTACAACCACTCTGGTTGACTGACCTACAAAATGCATATTTATAAGACCCTGAGTTGTCGGAATTGCTACAACATCTCTCTGTTTCCTCTCCAGTTGGTCATTTCTCTCTGAACAATGGTCTTATCAAGTTCAAAGAGAGACTGTGGTTGGGATCACTAAGTGATTTGCATCATAAAATCGCCACTGCTCTTCATACCAGTCCATTGGGAGGCCACTCGGGCATGGAGGCCACTTATCTCCGATGTTTTTTTCATGCATGTCCTACCAAGTGGTCTTATTGGTTGTCCTTGGCTGAATTTTGGTACAACACATCATTCCATTCTTCATTAAACAAGACACCATTTTATGTGCTGTATGGTCATGAGCCACGCCAACTGGGAATAGATGTGGAAAATTGTGTTGTTGATGACTTGGATGAGTGGCTTAAGGACAGATCTCTCATGCAACAGCTGCTACAACAACAATTGCTCAGAGCTCAGAAGAAGATGAAAACTCAAGTAGATAAGAAACATTCTGGCAGATCATTTGCTGTGGCAGATCATTTGCTGAGGCCCGTGTAATGAGAGCAAGTAGTGGTAGCCGTGAAGAGGAGAACTTCGACTTGTATTCGGCTAAGGCACCGCACGGCAGAGCCGgcggcggtgatggcggagctaGCTGCGGCGAGGCCCCGACGAACACAAGTTCTACCCACCAAATCTTTCCAATACTATATGGTGGTACTTGGTCGGTAACAATCTGATCGTGGTCGCCGCGGCAATTAAAAATAAGGCGCCAACGGGGTACGTGCCTCACTGCATTGGCGTTGGCGATtcctttttcttgttctttttggcACAAATATATGTATACAGGCTCACAATTTGCATTCAGCAAGTCGCGGTGCACAGCAGTGCAGCTGTGGCGGGGACCCAACCCAATGTCCTGGTGGTCCCTTCTCAGTATTCCCTGCTTGTCTTTGTCGGAAGGCCTTTTCATTTCTCTCCGTAGTCCTCTCTCTGCGTAAAAAACTCGGTTGCGATGAGCTGAGCAGAATCTGCTTTGAAGGTGTCGGTAGGCTGTATATGAGCAACTCAAGGTATTCTGTAAAATCTGAACCTAAAATTTTAGTTGCGGTAGGCTATGAGTAAAATCTGCTTTGAAGGAGTCGTTTGATGCACTGGATGGTGAACAGGCGACGCTCGGTGAAGTTGAAGAGCAAAATAACCAGCATAACATTGGGGGAAAAAGAACACATTTTTTGGACAACAATCAAGAAATTGGGCTTCACGTTCCCAAATTACATTGGGAGCGCAAGATATTCATATATGACAAAAAAAAAGCCACACACAAGTCATGTGGCAAGCACGTCACACAATTTGAAGGTAAAACACAGCGGTCGCCACGGTGCACCATAAGATCCAAAATGCCAAAATGAAAGAAAGGACACAGGAGAAGAGGACAACAGGTTGTCCCCGAAATTTTGAGAGTAAGGACAACAACTCCATGCAGTACGATTGATAAACAAAGACAGAGCAACCACTAAATCACACGTTAACTCACACAAATTCTAATCCAACGCAGCTTGCTGGGACTGGGATTGAGGGATGGCAATCCTTGGTATTATCACTGAACCCAATGGCACCTCCATTTCCATTTCAATCACAAAGCCAGCTCATCACCTCTGTCTTCACTCCCCAGTCACACTGCCCTCGCTCTCAGCAGCTCATCACTACGCGCTGCTGGTCTGCTGGAGTGTCGGCTGCTGCCATCTGCCTCCCGCTCACTCCCACGCGCCGCAATGCACCGCTTCCCCCTCGgcgccttcgccgccgccgcggcgctcgtcctcctcctcctcccgctggcCTCGGCCGCCACCGCGGCGAAGGCGACGGCGAAGGCGCCCGCGGCCCCACCGGCGCCGCCCAACATCACGGCGCTGATGTCCAAGGGCGGGTGCAAGGCGTTCGCGTCGCTGGTGTCCAAGTCCCCCGACGCGCTCTCCGCGTTCCAGTCGGCGGTGGGCGGCGGCGTGACGGCGTTCTGCCCGATGGACGACGCCGTGCGCGGGTTCATGCCCAGCTACCGGAACCTCAGCGCGGACGGCAAGGCGTCGCTGCTGCTGTTCCACGCGGTGCCCGTCTACTACACGCTGCGGGGGCTCAAGTCCAGCAACGGGCCCATGAACACGCTGGCCACCGACGGCGCCGCCAGCAGCTACAACCTCACGGTGCAGAACGCGGGCGACCAGGTCACGCTGCGGACGCCGGCGTCCGACGACCCGGCCCGGGTGCGCTCCACCGTGTACGACAGGGA encodes:
- the LOC136472655 gene encoding fasciclin-like arabinogalactan protein 1 — translated: MHRFPLGAFAAAAALVLLLLPLASAATAAKATAKAPAAPPAPPNITALMSKGGCKAFASLVSKSPDALSAFQSAVGGGVTAFCPMDDAVRGFMPSYRNLSADGKASLLLFHAVPVYYTLRGLKSSNGPMNTLATDGAASSYNLTVQNAGDQVTLRTPASDDPARVRSTVYDRDPVAIYAVDAVLEPVELFDPVADAPAPAPAPVADAPRASSSAKRTRHQRRRGADAPGPAADDATPADQRKDSRKNAAAPGAPCRPRWLAAVAVAVAAALAA